In the genome of Doryrhamphus excisus isolate RoL2022-K1 chromosome 11, RoL_Dexc_1.0, whole genome shotgun sequence, one region contains:
- the si:ch211-284e13.4 gene encoding insulin receptor substrate 1-B isoform X2 encodes MENQGAELHNYEDVQKSGYLRKHKSMHRRFFVLRAASEHGPARLEYYENEKKFRSKSPVPKKVLNLETCFNINKRADSKNKHLIVLYTRSESFAIAADSEEVQNEWYHAMLDLQCNCKTPEDYGSSGECSSPSPIPTFKEVWQVKVWPKGLGHARNLVGIYRLCLTDKTVNFVKLNSDVAAVVLQLMNVRRCGHSENFFFIEVGRSAITGPGEFWMQVDDSVVAQNMHETLLEAMKALSEEFRQRSKSQSVGTSCGGGTVSNPISVPSRRHHPNLPPSQVGFTRRARTETPGSSTSTSPTSRHGFPRARTASIGARSEESGASTRSTWASSSPSLNGSCSTTPTLRPKPTRAPTPAKITLSLARYTPNPAPSPAPSLSSSSGHGSECGLVGAAVGGMTVCSYPRVTQRVSVSGSPSDYGSSDEYGSSPGEHSLLMPSMAAHHVHGEGPSSYIVMGQREGLLGSHHRSKGRRILRRSSSRDSEAERRLLSKRASLPLAAHERLVPHRKDDDEDDEEYAIMSQCANREGSGGLALGRGRRDAAGENRKQFEKRREVEAGATVDSGYMSMLPGVTSPAADDEYMAMTPKNSVSPPQHMRQPSAEGYMVMSPNSSVSTELHGLGMWDNRGCMESRVASDYMNVSPISSRSACSTPPSHPEQHQLQPKMFNSYFSLPRAYQHTLYSRFEEDLNKGEEKKDSSDSAGRGSAAGFSKRNKTGVGPGGGFQLSMSSSSFSSSSASSESLEDKTISAGKGLSLYKSAGTCTKDGHLQKRGSSCKSPKQQRRGRPLSVSSDITKANTLPRVKENMPPMATQNVGEYVSIVFKGENKFDNGRHAGSEKAQPVIHGTLRPLNQPLTDPNNVANLPRSFSAPLSTSAEYVSMDVGKSSTSLRSTFSPPQGPSSVPPKGTSSPLAAEGNTVHRTKTKTAPDAHNLFTDNKDPSISARPDTHSGPPVSMEEDAGSGFSPVKSFQSPEQRSRLRSENQGRRGHRSETFNAPPSVTSHPPPTTTLFPEGAQAAGHRHALDCSLWESGQVANLSATPPPQASEQGLNYIDLDLAIKESPQAGGERSSTAYNIGAGAVGSGAGSSLNLYASIDFYKSEELRAQQMGRKDDQDC; translated from the exons ATGGAGAACCAAGGCGCCGAGCTGCACAATTATGAAGACGTGCAGAAAAGCGGCTATCTCCGCAAGCATAAATCAATGCACCGGCGCTTCTTCGTGCTGAGGGCGGCCTCCGAGCATGGTCCTGCACGCCTGGAGTATTACGAGAACGAGAAGAAATTCCGCAGCAAATCTCCTGTGCCCAAGAAAGTCCTCAACCTGGAGACGTGCTTCAACATCAACAAGAGGGCTGACTCCAAAAACAAGCACCTGATCGTGCTGTACACCCGCAGCGAGAGCTTTGCCATCGCCGCAGACAGCGAGGAGGTCCAAAACGAGTGGTACCATGCCATGCTGGACCTTCAGTGCAACT GTAAAACACCTGAAGACTACGGCAGCAGTGGAGAGTGTAGCTCCCCGTCGCCCATTCCAACTTTCAAAGAAGTGTGGCAGGTCAAAGTTTGGCCGAAAGGTCTTGGACATGCAAGGAACTTAGTGGGCATCTACCGTCTGTGCCTGACTGACAAGACTGTCAACTTTGTCAAGCTCAACTCTGATGTGGCTGCTGTGGTGCTGCAGCTGATGAATGTTCGCAGGTGCGGCCATTCGGAGAACTTTTTCTTCATCGAGGTGGGTCGCTCAGCCATAACCGGGCCAGGAGAGTTCTGGATGCAGGTGGATGACTCCGTGGTGGCTCAGAACATGCACGAGACCTTGCTGGAGGCCATGAAAGCGCTCAGTGAGGAGTTCCGTCAGCGCAGTAAGTCTCAGTCTGTGGGTACGTCATGCGGAGGAGGCACCGTGTCAAACCCCATCAGTGTTCCCAGCCGCCGACATCATCCGAATCTTCCACCGAGTCAGGTGGGCTTCACCAGGCGAGCCCGTACGGAGACGCCAGGCAGCAGCACCAGCACCTCGCCGACATCGCGTCATGGCTTCCCACGGGCGCGAACGGCCAGCATCGGGGCAAGGTCGGAGGAGAGCGGTGCAAGTACCAGATCAACATGGGCCAGCTCCAGCCCGAGTCTTAATGGATCATGCTCAACTACTCCAACCCTCAGACCCAAACCCACCAGAGCTCCCACCCCTGCTAAGATTACCCTCAGTCTTGCACGTTACACACCTAACCCAGCTCCCTCTCCTGCTCCAAGCCTCTCCTCCAGCTCTGGTCACGGTTCTGAGTGTGGCTTAGTGGGGGCGGCGGTGGGAGGAATGACGGTGTGCTCCTACCCTCGTGTAACTCAGAGAGTTTCTGTTTCGGGTTCCCCAAGTGACTACGGTTCCTCGGATGAATATGGCTCCAGTCCTGGTGAGCACTCCTTGCTCATGCCTAGTATGGCTGCCCATCATGTGCACGGGGAGGGCCCGTCTAGCTACATAGTCATGGGTCAGCGAGAGGGTCTTCTCGGTTCCCATCATCGCTCTAAAGGCAGACGGATTCTTCGACGCTCATCCAGTCGGGATTCTGAGGCAGAACGAAGACTACTAAGTAAAAGGGCTTCCCTGCCTTTGGCCGCCCATGAACGACTAGTTCCGCATCGGAAAGATGATGACGAGGACGATGAGGAATATGCCATCATGTCACAGTGCGCTAACAGAGAAGGTTCTGGCGGCTTGGCGTTGGGGCGTGGACGACGAGATGCAGCGGGAGAGAACAGAAAGCAGTTTGAAAAAAGGAGAGAAGTGGAAGCAGGAGCTACCGTGGATAGCGGCTACATGTCAATGCTGCCTGGAGTCACTTCGCCTGCTGCAGACGACGAGTACATGGCCATGACACCCAAAAACAGCGTGTCCCCACCTCAGCATATGCGGCAGCCCAGCGCAGAGGGCTACATGGTCATGTCTCCCAATAGCAGCGTCTCCACAGAGTTGCACGGACTCGGTATGTGGGATAACAGGGGCTGCATGGAGAGCCGGGTCGCAAGCGACTACATGAACGTCTCCCCCATCAGTAGCCGCTCTGCTTGTAGCACACCGCCCTCCCATCCTGAGCAGCACCAGCTACaaccaaaaatgttcaattCCTACTTCTCCCTGCCCCGAGCTTATCAGCATACCCTCTATAGTCGCTTTGAGGAGGATTTAAACAAAGGCGAGGAAAAAAAGGACAGCAGTGATAGCGCTGGAAGAGGTAGTGCAGCAGGGTTCAGCAAGAGAAACAAAACAGGAGTGGGGCCCGGTGGAGGCTTCCAGCTCTCCATgtcttcctcttctttctcCTCGAGCTCGGCCAGCAGTGAAAGCCTGGAGGACAAGACCATATCAGCAGGGAAAGGCTTAAGTTTGTACAAAAGTGCAGGAACATGCACCAAAGATGGCCACCTACAAAAACGTGGATCGAGCTGTAAGAGCCCAAAGCAACAAAGGAGGGGCCGCCCCCTCAGTGTGTCTTCAGACATCACTAAAGCAAACACCCTCCCCAGGGTCAAAGAGAATATGCCCCCCATGGCAACGCAGAACGTTGGTGAGTACGTGAGTATTGTGTTCAAGGGAGAGAATAAGTTTGATAATGGAAGACATGCGGGATCCGAAAAAGCGCAGCCTGTCATTCACGGAACCCTCCGCCCCTTGAACCAGCCCCTTACTGACCCCAACAATGTTGCTAACCTTCCTCGCAGCTTCTCTGCACCATTGTCCACCTCTGCCGAGTACGTGAGCATGGATGTAGGAAAGTCCTCAACATCCCTGAGGTCAACGTTCAGCCCCCCCCAGGGCCCGTCGTCTGTACCCCCCAAGGGCACATCGTCTCCTCTGGCAGCTGAGGGAAACACTGTACAtcgaacaaaaacaaagacggcACCAGACGCCCATAATTTATTCACAGACAACAAAGATCCTAGCATTTCAGCGAGACCTGACACCCACTCGGGTCCGCCTGTGTCCATGGAGGAGGACGCAGGGTCAGGCTTTTCTCCAGTCAAGTCCTTCCAGTCTCCCGAACAACGCAGCAGACTCCGATCTGAAAACCAGGGTCGACGCGGACACCGCTCAGAAACCTTTAATGCTCCTCCATCTGTAACGAGCCACCCACCCCCGACTACCACCCTCTTCCCAGAAGGTGCCCAGGCGGCGGGCCACCGGCATGCTTTGGACTGCTCTCTGTGGGAAAGCGGTCAGGTGGCGAATTTGTCTGCCACGCCGCCTCCTCAAGCCTCCGAACAAGGCCTTAACTATATTGACCTTGACTTGGCCATTAAGGAGAGCCCTCAAGCTGGAGGGGAGCGTTCCTCTACCGCCTACAACATCGGAGCAGGTGCTGTGGGTAGCGGCGCCGGCTCCAGCCTCAACTTGTATGCCAGTATTGACTTCTATAAATCAGAGGAACTCAGAGCACAACAGATGGGAAGAAAAGATGATCAAG ATTGTTGA
- the si:ch211-284e13.4 gene encoding insulin receptor substrate 1-B isoform X1, translating into MENQGAELHNYEDVQKSGYLRKHKSMHRRFFVLRAASEHGPARLEYYENEKKFRSKSPVPKKVLNLETCFNINKRADSKNKHLIVLYTRSESFAIAADSEEVQNEWYHAMLDLQCNCKTPEDYGSSGECSSPSPIPTFKEVWQVKVWPKGLGHARNLVGIYRLCLTDKTVNFVKLNSDVAAVVLQLMNVRRCGHSENFFFIEVGRSAITGPGEFWMQVDDSVVAQNMHETLLEAMKALSEEFRQRSKSQSVGTSCGGGTVSNPISVPSRRHHPNLPPSQVGFTRRARTETPGSSTSTSPTSRHGFPRARTASIGARSEESGASTRSTWASSSPSLNGSCSTTPTLRPKPTRAPTPAKITLSLARYTPNPAPSPAPSLSSSSGHGSECGLVGAAVGGMTVCSYPRVTQRVSVSGSPSDYGSSDEYGSSPGEHSLLMPSMAAHHVHGEGPSSYIVMGQREGLLGSHHRSKGRRILRRSSSRDSEAERRLLSKRASLPLAAHERLVPHRKDDDEDDEEYAIMSQCANREGSGGLALGRGRRDAAGENRKQFEKRREVEAGATVDSGYMSMLPGVTSPAADDEYMAMTPKNSVSPPQHMRQPSAEGYMVMSPNSSVSTELHGLGMWDNRGCMESRVASDYMNVSPISSRSACSTPPSHPEQHQLQPKMFNSYFSLPRAYQHTLYSRFEEDLNKGEEKKDSSDSAGRGSAAGFSKRNKTGVGPGGGFQLSMSSSSFSSSSASSESLEDKTISAGKGLSLYKSAGTCTKDGHLQKRGSSCKSPKQQRRGRPLSVSSDITKANTLPRVKENMPPMATQNVGEYVSIVFKGENKFDNGRHAGSEKAQPVIHGTLRPLNQPLTDPNNVANLPRSFSAPLSTSAEYVSMDVGKSSTSLRSTFSPPQGPSSVPPKGTSSPLAAEGNTVHRTKTKTAPDAHNLFTDNKDPSISARPDTHSGPPVSMEEDAGSGFSPVKSFQSPEQRSRLRSENQGRRGHRSETFNAPPSVTSHPPPTTTLFPEGAQAAGHRHALDCSLWESGQVANLSATPPPQASEQGLNYIDLDLAIKESPQAGGERSSTAYNIGAGAVGSGAGSSLNLYASIDFYKSEELRAQQMGRKDDQGKDSWEP; encoded by the exons ATGGAGAACCAAGGCGCCGAGCTGCACAATTATGAAGACGTGCAGAAAAGCGGCTATCTCCGCAAGCATAAATCAATGCACCGGCGCTTCTTCGTGCTGAGGGCGGCCTCCGAGCATGGTCCTGCACGCCTGGAGTATTACGAGAACGAGAAGAAATTCCGCAGCAAATCTCCTGTGCCCAAGAAAGTCCTCAACCTGGAGACGTGCTTCAACATCAACAAGAGGGCTGACTCCAAAAACAAGCACCTGATCGTGCTGTACACCCGCAGCGAGAGCTTTGCCATCGCCGCAGACAGCGAGGAGGTCCAAAACGAGTGGTACCATGCCATGCTGGACCTTCAGTGCAACT GTAAAACACCTGAAGACTACGGCAGCAGTGGAGAGTGTAGCTCCCCGTCGCCCATTCCAACTTTCAAAGAAGTGTGGCAGGTCAAAGTTTGGCCGAAAGGTCTTGGACATGCAAGGAACTTAGTGGGCATCTACCGTCTGTGCCTGACTGACAAGACTGTCAACTTTGTCAAGCTCAACTCTGATGTGGCTGCTGTGGTGCTGCAGCTGATGAATGTTCGCAGGTGCGGCCATTCGGAGAACTTTTTCTTCATCGAGGTGGGTCGCTCAGCCATAACCGGGCCAGGAGAGTTCTGGATGCAGGTGGATGACTCCGTGGTGGCTCAGAACATGCACGAGACCTTGCTGGAGGCCATGAAAGCGCTCAGTGAGGAGTTCCGTCAGCGCAGTAAGTCTCAGTCTGTGGGTACGTCATGCGGAGGAGGCACCGTGTCAAACCCCATCAGTGTTCCCAGCCGCCGACATCATCCGAATCTTCCACCGAGTCAGGTGGGCTTCACCAGGCGAGCCCGTACGGAGACGCCAGGCAGCAGCACCAGCACCTCGCCGACATCGCGTCATGGCTTCCCACGGGCGCGAACGGCCAGCATCGGGGCAAGGTCGGAGGAGAGCGGTGCAAGTACCAGATCAACATGGGCCAGCTCCAGCCCGAGTCTTAATGGATCATGCTCAACTACTCCAACCCTCAGACCCAAACCCACCAGAGCTCCCACCCCTGCTAAGATTACCCTCAGTCTTGCACGTTACACACCTAACCCAGCTCCCTCTCCTGCTCCAAGCCTCTCCTCCAGCTCTGGTCACGGTTCTGAGTGTGGCTTAGTGGGGGCGGCGGTGGGAGGAATGACGGTGTGCTCCTACCCTCGTGTAACTCAGAGAGTTTCTGTTTCGGGTTCCCCAAGTGACTACGGTTCCTCGGATGAATATGGCTCCAGTCCTGGTGAGCACTCCTTGCTCATGCCTAGTATGGCTGCCCATCATGTGCACGGGGAGGGCCCGTCTAGCTACATAGTCATGGGTCAGCGAGAGGGTCTTCTCGGTTCCCATCATCGCTCTAAAGGCAGACGGATTCTTCGACGCTCATCCAGTCGGGATTCTGAGGCAGAACGAAGACTACTAAGTAAAAGGGCTTCCCTGCCTTTGGCCGCCCATGAACGACTAGTTCCGCATCGGAAAGATGATGACGAGGACGATGAGGAATATGCCATCATGTCACAGTGCGCTAACAGAGAAGGTTCTGGCGGCTTGGCGTTGGGGCGTGGACGACGAGATGCAGCGGGAGAGAACAGAAAGCAGTTTGAAAAAAGGAGAGAAGTGGAAGCAGGAGCTACCGTGGATAGCGGCTACATGTCAATGCTGCCTGGAGTCACTTCGCCTGCTGCAGACGACGAGTACATGGCCATGACACCCAAAAACAGCGTGTCCCCACCTCAGCATATGCGGCAGCCCAGCGCAGAGGGCTACATGGTCATGTCTCCCAATAGCAGCGTCTCCACAGAGTTGCACGGACTCGGTATGTGGGATAACAGGGGCTGCATGGAGAGCCGGGTCGCAAGCGACTACATGAACGTCTCCCCCATCAGTAGCCGCTCTGCTTGTAGCACACCGCCCTCCCATCCTGAGCAGCACCAGCTACaaccaaaaatgttcaattCCTACTTCTCCCTGCCCCGAGCTTATCAGCATACCCTCTATAGTCGCTTTGAGGAGGATTTAAACAAAGGCGAGGAAAAAAAGGACAGCAGTGATAGCGCTGGAAGAGGTAGTGCAGCAGGGTTCAGCAAGAGAAACAAAACAGGAGTGGGGCCCGGTGGAGGCTTCCAGCTCTCCATgtcttcctcttctttctcCTCGAGCTCGGCCAGCAGTGAAAGCCTGGAGGACAAGACCATATCAGCAGGGAAAGGCTTAAGTTTGTACAAAAGTGCAGGAACATGCACCAAAGATGGCCACCTACAAAAACGTGGATCGAGCTGTAAGAGCCCAAAGCAACAAAGGAGGGGCCGCCCCCTCAGTGTGTCTTCAGACATCACTAAAGCAAACACCCTCCCCAGGGTCAAAGAGAATATGCCCCCCATGGCAACGCAGAACGTTGGTGAGTACGTGAGTATTGTGTTCAAGGGAGAGAATAAGTTTGATAATGGAAGACATGCGGGATCCGAAAAAGCGCAGCCTGTCATTCACGGAACCCTCCGCCCCTTGAACCAGCCCCTTACTGACCCCAACAATGTTGCTAACCTTCCTCGCAGCTTCTCTGCACCATTGTCCACCTCTGCCGAGTACGTGAGCATGGATGTAGGAAAGTCCTCAACATCCCTGAGGTCAACGTTCAGCCCCCCCCAGGGCCCGTCGTCTGTACCCCCCAAGGGCACATCGTCTCCTCTGGCAGCTGAGGGAAACACTGTACAtcgaacaaaaacaaagacggcACCAGACGCCCATAATTTATTCACAGACAACAAAGATCCTAGCATTTCAGCGAGACCTGACACCCACTCGGGTCCGCCTGTGTCCATGGAGGAGGACGCAGGGTCAGGCTTTTCTCCAGTCAAGTCCTTCCAGTCTCCCGAACAACGCAGCAGACTCCGATCTGAAAACCAGGGTCGACGCGGACACCGCTCAGAAACCTTTAATGCTCCTCCATCTGTAACGAGCCACCCACCCCCGACTACCACCCTCTTCCCAGAAGGTGCCCAGGCGGCGGGCCACCGGCATGCTTTGGACTGCTCTCTGTGGGAAAGCGGTCAGGTGGCGAATTTGTCTGCCACGCCGCCTCCTCAAGCCTCCGAACAAGGCCTTAACTATATTGACCTTGACTTGGCCATTAAGGAGAGCCCTCAAGCTGGAGGGGAGCGTTCCTCTACCGCCTACAACATCGGAGCAGGTGCTGTGGGTAGCGGCGCCGGCTCCAGCCTCAACTTGTATGCCAGTATTGACTTCTATAAATCAGAGGAACTCAGAGCACAACAGATGGGAAGAAAAGATGATCAAGGTAAGGACTCTTGGGAACCTTGA